From Luteitalea sp., the proteins below share one genomic window:
- a CDS encoding CRTAC1 family protein, whose translation MQRPSPLMSAVGLCAMLACWDYHRMSAAADALPQFRNVAKAAGLTARLENDATAEKHLIETMTGGVAAFDYDNDGLVDLYFVNGAEQPSLEKTSPDFWGRLYRNRGGLKFEDVTERAGLRGAGYGMGVAAADYDNDGDTDLFVAGVNRSVLYHNAGDGSFDDVTAQAGIENKVWSVAAGWFDYDHDGLLDLFVVNYVQWDPKKERFCGDRARNLRIYCHPRLYEGLPNTLYRNMGDGRFEDVSDRSGIGGHVGKGMSVAFADYDQDGFTDAFVTNDGVPNFLFRNRQDGTFEEVALLAGVALPVHGRPVSSMGVDFRDYDNDGLPDISVTALTGETFPLFRNEGSGTFQDVTYPSGIGAASVRRSGWANSFVDLDNDGWKDLFTANSHVDDLVDRFEASAYRQPNSLFRNKRGTFEDGSSRVGTSFAAAAAAHRGAAFADFNNDGRIDVASSVLGEAPELWENLGPAGHWLRLELQGTKSNRDGLGARVQIGNQVNIMTTAVGYASSSKQGVHFGLGSTTTVDEVTIHWPSGIRQVLSNVKADRVVTVKEAAR comes from the coding sequence ATGCAGCGACCCAGCCCGTTGATGTCGGCGGTCGGCTTGTGCGCCATGTTGGCCTGTTGGGACTATCACCGAATGTCCGCGGCTGCCGACGCCCTTCCGCAATTCCGCAACGTCGCGAAGGCCGCCGGTCTCACGGCGCGGCTCGAGAACGACGCCACCGCCGAGAAGCATCTGATCGAGACCATGACCGGCGGTGTGGCTGCCTTCGACTACGACAACGATGGTCTCGTTGATCTCTACTTCGTCAATGGCGCCGAGCAGCCGTCGCTCGAGAAGACGTCGCCAGACTTCTGGGGCCGTCTCTATCGCAATCGTGGCGGCTTGAAGTTCGAAGACGTGACCGAGCGGGCAGGGTTGCGCGGAGCTGGTTATGGGATGGGCGTGGCTGCCGCCGACTATGACAACGACGGTGACACGGACCTCTTCGTCGCGGGCGTGAATCGCAGTGTGCTCTACCATAACGCGGGCGATGGTTCGTTCGACGACGTCACTGCCCAGGCGGGCATCGAGAACAAGGTCTGGTCCGTCGCCGCCGGCTGGTTCGACTATGACCACGACGGTCTCCTGGATCTGTTCGTCGTGAACTACGTCCAGTGGGATCCGAAGAAGGAGCGCTTTTGCGGCGATCGCGCGCGTAACCTGCGCATCTACTGCCATCCCAGGCTCTATGAGGGCTTGCCGAACACGTTGTATCGCAACATGGGCGACGGCCGCTTCGAGGACGTCTCGGATCGCAGTGGGATTGGCGGGCACGTCGGCAAAGGGATGAGCGTGGCGTTTGCCGACTACGACCAGGACGGATTCACCGACGCCTTCGTCACCAATGATGGCGTGCCGAACTTCCTCTTTCGCAACCGCCAGGACGGCACGTTCGAGGAAGTCGCGTTGTTGGCCGGAGTGGCCCTGCCAGTGCATGGCCGGCCCGTGTCGAGCATGGGTGTCGATTTCCGTGATTACGACAACGATGGCCTGCCGGATATCAGCGTGACCGCCCTGACCGGCGAGACATTTCCATTGTTTCGCAACGAGGGCAGTGGGACGTTCCAGGACGTGACGTACCCAAGTGGCATCGGGGCGGCCTCCGTGCGGCGAAGCGGCTGGGCCAACAGCTTCGTCGATCTCGACAACGACGGGTGGAAGGATCTGTTCACAGCGAACTCGCATGTCGACGACCTGGTCGACCGGTTCGAGGCGTCGGCATATCGCCAGCCCAATAGCCTGTTTCGTAACAAGCGGGGCACGTTCGAGGACGGCTCCAGTCGCGTCGGCACCTCGTTTGCCGCTGCCGCCGCTGCACATCGAGGCGCGGCGTTTGCCGACTTCAATAACGACGGCCGCATCGACGTTGCCAGCAGCGTGCTGGGCGAAGCCCCAGAGCTCTGGGAGAACCTCGGTCCTGCCGGCCACTGGCTGCGTCTCGAGCTGCAAGGGACCAAGAGCAACCGTGATGGGCTCGGCGCGCGCGTGCAGATCGGCAATCAAGTCAACATCATGACGACGGCTGTTGGCTACGCTTCGTCGAGCAAGCAAGGCGTCCACTTTGGTCTGGGGAGCACGACGACGGTAGACGAGGTGACAATTCACTGGCCAAGCGGCATCCGACAGGTGCTCAGCAACGTGAAGGCCGATCGGGTCGTTACGGTGAAAGAAGCGGCGCGGTAG
- a CDS encoding PQQ-binding-like beta-propeller repeat protein, protein MRRGVLTAACLATIASATLVAGNWPQWRGPSLDGVSTDTGLPTTWSPTENVAWKLPLPAFSGSTPIIWDDLVFLNVATERATGEIHLWAVDRNKQDVVWKRPLSGGNRIGNKQNMSSPSPVTDGEHVWVMTGTGVLKAFDFSGKELWSRDIQKDYGELGLQFGYASSPLLHDDSLFVQVLHGMQTDDPSYLLRIDTMTGRTVWRTERPTDAQIESPDSYTTPALLQHDGKAEIVTTGGNVITGHDPETGQEVWRADVLNPTDETNYRIISSPVIAAGLIIAPSRVKPLVALRPGGAGDVSTSHVAWTFDRGPDVPSPVSDGKYLYLVRETGIVFCLDVKTGDVVYGPERLPSDFYSASPVLADGKIYATGESTGVTTVFRAGPKFEVLASNSFDDPCAPYCLSSIAVSQGQLFIRTDANLWVVGSRREGDEVTR, encoded by the coding sequence ATGAGACGAGGCGTCCTGACCGCCGCATGCCTGGCAACGATCGCGAGCGCAACTCTCGTCGCCGGAAACTGGCCCCAGTGGCGTGGGCCGTCGCTGGACGGCGTCAGCACCGACACGGGCCTGCCGACGACCTGGAGCCCAACGGAAAACGTCGCGTGGAAGCTGCCACTGCCCGCATTCAGCGGCTCGACGCCCATCATCTGGGACGATCTCGTCTTTCTCAACGTCGCCACCGAGCGGGCCACCGGAGAGATTCACCTCTGGGCGGTCGATCGCAACAAGCAGGACGTCGTCTGGAAACGCCCGCTCTCTGGCGGCAACCGCATCGGGAACAAGCAGAACATGTCATCACCGTCGCCGGTGACCGACGGCGAGCATGTGTGGGTGATGACCGGCACGGGCGTGCTGAAGGCGTTCGATTTCTCCGGCAAGGAGCTGTGGTCACGCGACATCCAGAAGGACTATGGAGAGCTCGGCTTGCAGTTCGGCTACGCCTCGTCTCCGCTGCTCCACGATGACAGCCTCTTCGTGCAGGTCCTGCACGGGATGCAGACCGACGATCCTTCGTATCTGTTGCGCATCGACACGATGACCGGCCGAACCGTATGGCGGACGGAGCGGCCAACCGATGCACAGATTGAATCGCCCGACTCCTACACGACGCCTGCGCTGCTGCAGCACGACGGAAAGGCGGAGATCGTCACCACGGGTGGCAACGTGATTACCGGCCATGACCCGGAGACGGGCCAGGAGGTCTGGCGCGCCGATGTCCTCAATCCCACGGACGAGACCAACTATCGGATCATCTCCTCACCGGTCATTGCCGCCGGCCTCATCATCGCGCCGAGCCGCGTGAAGCCGCTCGTGGCGCTTCGTCCGGGCGGCGCAGGCGACGTCTCGACCTCGCACGTGGCCTGGACCTTCGACCGCGGCCCCGACGTGCCGTCGCCCGTCAGCGACGGCAAATACCTCTACCTCGTGAGAGAAACCGGCATTGTCTTCTGCCTCGACGTCAAGACCGGCGATGTGGTGTACGGCCCGGAACGGCTGCCCAGCGATTTCTACAGCGCCTCGCCGGTGCTCGCGGACGGGAAGATCTACGCGACCGGCGAGAGCACGGGCGTCACGACGGTGTTTCGCGCGGGGCCGAAGTTCGAAGTGCTTGCCTCCAACTCGTTCGACGATCCGTGCGCGCCGTACTGCCTCAGCTCGATCGCCGTCTCTCAAGGACAACTCTTCATCCGCACGGACGCGAACCTGTGGGTTGTCGGCTCGCGGCGCGAGGGTGACGAGGTGACCCGGTGA
- a CDS encoding DUF1080 domain-containing protein produces MRATAGVSVLGLIVAWSLVDSGSHAQTAPPPGFVSIFNGEDLTGWKIPEGDNGHWKVVDGVIDYDAGSEAEDDKNLWTVKSYGNFEAKVDWRIKATPYVSENMRIVMPDGHNKKDEKGEEIRLTAPDSDSGFILRGSGKAQLNIWCWPVGSGEMYGYRTAKDTAPALRAAVTPALNADNDIGEWNTFEVTVVDKTVTVQLNGKLIIDKATLPDLPAEGPLGLQHHGGVGKDGEYTGIPALVQFRNIFVKEL; encoded by the coding sequence ATGAGAGCAACTGCAGGCGTGTCGGTACTGGGGCTCATCGTCGCGTGGAGTCTCGTCGATTCCGGATCTCACGCGCAAACGGCGCCGCCGCCGGGCTTCGTGTCGATCTTCAACGGTGAGGATCTCACGGGATGGAAAATCCCCGAAGGGGACAACGGTCACTGGAAAGTCGTCGACGGCGTCATCGACTACGATGCTGGCAGCGAGGCCGAAGACGACAAGAATCTGTGGACCGTGAAGTCGTACGGCAATTTCGAGGCCAAGGTGGACTGGCGGATCAAAGCCACGCCCTATGTCAGCGAGAACATGCGTATCGTGATGCCCGATGGCCACAACAAGAAGGACGAAAAGGGCGAGGAGATTCGGCTTACCGCGCCCGATTCCGACTCGGGCTTCATTCTCCGCGGCTCGGGCAAGGCGCAGTTGAATATCTGGTGCTGGCCGGTCGGGTCTGGCGAGATGTACGGCTATCGGACGGCCAAGGACACGGCTCCCGCGCTCAGGGCAGCCGTCACACCGGCGCTGAACGCGGACAACGACATCGGCGAGTGGAACACGTTCGAGGTCACGGTCGTCGACAAGACAGTCACCGTACAGCTCAACGGCAAGCTGATCATCGACAAGGCCACGCTGCCAGATCTCCCGGCGGAGGGACCGTTGGGCTTGCAGCATCACGGCGGTGTGGGGAAGGATGGCGAGTACACTGGCATTCCTGCCCTGGTGCAATTTCGCAACATTTTCGTGAAGGAGCTGTAA
- a CDS encoding tetratricopeptide repeat protein, with protein MLAQRGWNGVAVLGALTSFAGVPPEVTRGALAARSAPADQSRVESSQTSRATLSARANEALAAGRYAEAADWFEQLTDVTPESPQAWAGLVRSYDGEGRRSVGELQKVAPDSPYVSLIVADALATMGKLSEAFVLYRKAEAALPEQPGLHEAIADIYQKAGHADWAARERARKTTPDCARPTTACTFLKGDFQRTLQRTRSAHTDEDWYWRTRALNQLATRAFAALEQLPRSVEVHAVRAHMAESQNRPQAAVEELRRALELAPDDQELERRLATALYLAHDHDAMLPIARKLLAKAPDDPELLFLYGSALLEAQQIDRAVPSLERAVAADESLLQARAALGRAFMMQGKVAAAIPHLEAALPSDRDGSLYYQLAQAYQRAGRRDQARSALEKYQAIRQRAQTTPVATGTATPAITPP; from the coding sequence GTGCTCGCACAACGAGGCTGGAACGGCGTGGCGGTCCTGGGCGCCCTCACGAGCTTTGCGGGTGTGCCGCCCGAAGTCACGCGCGGCGCGCTCGCGGCCAGATCGGCACCGGCTGACCAGTCGCGCGTGGAGTCGAGCCAGACATCTCGCGCAACGCTCTCAGCACGGGCCAACGAGGCGCTGGCGGCGGGCCGGTACGCGGAGGCAGCCGACTGGTTCGAGCAACTGACCGACGTCACACCGGAGTCGCCGCAGGCCTGGGCGGGGCTCGTCCGCAGCTATGACGGCGAGGGACGCCGGAGCGTCGGCGAGCTGCAGAAGGTCGCCCCAGACTCGCCGTACGTGTCCTTGATCGTTGCCGACGCGCTCGCCACCATGGGCAAGCTCTCGGAGGCCTTCGTGCTCTATCGCAAGGCGGAGGCGGCGCTGCCCGAGCAGCCCGGCCTCCACGAAGCAATTGCCGACATCTACCAAAAGGCTGGCCATGCCGACTGGGCGGCACGCGAGCGGGCGCGCAAGACGACGCCCGACTGCGCACGACCGACGACGGCGTGCACGTTCTTGAAGGGGGATTTCCAGCGTACGCTTCAGCGGACGAGGAGCGCCCACACGGACGAGGACTGGTATTGGCGAACGCGCGCGCTCAATCAACTCGCGACGCGAGCCTTCGCGGCTCTGGAGCAGCTGCCGCGTTCCGTCGAGGTTCACGCAGTACGCGCACACATGGCCGAGAGCCAGAACCGCCCGCAGGCTGCCGTCGAGGAGCTCCGCCGAGCACTCGAGCTCGCCCCTGACGACCAGGAGCTGGAACGCCGGCTGGCGACGGCCCTGTATCTCGCCCACGACCATGACGCGATGCTGCCAATCGCACGAAAGCTGCTCGCCAAGGCACCCGATGATCCAGAGCTGCTGTTCCTCTACGGTAGTGCCCTGCTCGAAGCGCAGCAGATAGACCGTGCGGTCCCTTCTCTCGAGCGCGCCGTCGCTGCTGATGAGTCGCTCCTTCAGGCGCGGGCGGCGCTCGGCCGAGCATTCATGATGCAGGGGAAAGTCGCGGCTGCGATACCGCATCTGGAGGCCGCGTTGCCGAGCGATCGGGACGGCAGCCTGTACTATCAGCTCGCGCAGGCGTATCAACGAGCCGGCCGGCGCGACCAGGCCCGCTCGGCGCTCGAGAAATACCAAGCGATCAGGCAGCGCGCGCAGACGACGCCTGTAGCCACCGGGACTGCGACGCCGGCGATCACGCCGCCGTGA
- a CDS encoding D-TA family PLP-dependent enzyme, with the protein MPSAWYSIENVAEVPSPALVVYPDRVEENIRRMIRLAGGVDRLRPHIKTSKLPEVIQMQMDQGITKFKCATIAEAEMAAACGAPDVLLAYQPVGPNVSRLVQLVQTSPKTTFSTLADDEGTIHALSNAAVAAGLTLNLFLDIDCGMHRSGVAPGSAAAALYRLIARSPGLAAAGLHAYDGHIRDTDVDARARACDEAFDRVQALRAELRGAGLPVPVLVAGGSPTFPIHARRSTVECSPGTAVFWDLGYTRSLPDLDFLPAALLLTRVISKPGHDLLCVDLGHKAVASEGPHPRVELLDLPDTRAVGHSEEHLTLETPRAAELPVGASFYGIPWHVCPTVALHDHAVVVRDGRAQERWRVVGRTRQITI; encoded by the coding sequence ATGCCGTCTGCCTGGTACTCCATCGAGAACGTCGCGGAGGTCCCCTCGCCAGCGTTGGTGGTCTATCCCGATCGGGTCGAGGAGAACATCCGTCGCATGATTCGCCTGGCTGGCGGCGTCGACCGTCTTCGTCCACACATCAAGACCAGCAAGCTGCCCGAGGTCATTCAGATGCAGATGGACCAGGGCATCACCAAGTTCAAGTGCGCCACCATCGCGGAAGCGGAGATGGCCGCAGCCTGCGGTGCGCCCGATGTGTTGCTCGCCTATCAGCCGGTTGGCCCCAACGTGAGCCGTCTCGTCCAGCTCGTGCAGACGTCTCCAAAGACGACCTTCTCGACGCTCGCCGATGACGAGGGCACGATACATGCCTTGTCGAACGCCGCGGTGGCGGCAGGGCTCACGCTCAACCTGTTCCTCGATATCGATTGTGGCATGCACCGCTCCGGCGTGGCTCCTGGTTCGGCTGCGGCCGCTCTGTACCGGCTGATTGCCCGCTCGCCAGGCTTGGCTGCCGCCGGTTTGCACGCATACGACGGGCACATTCGCGATACGGATGTCGACGCTCGTGCGCGCGCCTGTGACGAGGCGTTTGACCGGGTCCAGGCGCTCAGGGCAGAGCTCCGCGGCGCCGGCTTACCCGTCCCGGTGCTCGTGGCGGGCGGCTCGCCGACCTTCCCCATCCATGCCCGGCGATCCACTGTGGAGTGCAGCCCCGGCACGGCGGTGTTCTGGGACCTGGGGTACACGCGCTCCCTTCCGGACCTGGACTTCCTGCCAGCCGCTCTGTTGCTCACTCGGGTGATCAGCAAGCCTGGACACGACCTGCTCTGTGTGGATCTGGGACACAAGGCTGTGGCGTCGGAAGGTCCACATCCCCGCGTGGAGCTGCTGGACCTCCCGGACACACGTGCCGTTGGTCATAGTGAAGAGCATCTCACCCTCGAGACGCCTCGGGCGGCCGAGCTCCCGGTCGGAGCAAGTTTCTACGGTATCCCGTGGCACGTCTGCCCCACCGTCGCCCTCCACGACCACGCGGTGGTGGTGAGAGATGGCCGTGCACAGGAACGATGGCGGGTTGTCGGGCGCACGCGGCAGATCACCATCTAG
- a CDS encoding RidA family protein yields MSAETRIRDLKLELPPAPRPLAVYKSIVVVGTMAYVSGHGPLRSDKTLIVGRVGQDLDVQAGHAAARQVGLAILATLREHFGTLDRVRRVVKILGMVNSTPDFKDHPQVINGCSELFAEVFGKEQGIGARSAVGMGSLPGHIAVEIEAVFEID; encoded by the coding sequence ATGAGTGCCGAAACCCGTATTCGTGACCTGAAGCTCGAGCTTCCTCCAGCGCCCCGCCCTCTCGCCGTTTACAAGTCGATCGTCGTGGTCGGGACCATGGCCTACGTCTCCGGCCACGGCCCATTGCGGTCCGACAAAACGTTGATCGTGGGCCGCGTCGGGCAAGATCTGGATGTGCAGGCGGGCCACGCCGCCGCCCGTCAAGTAGGGCTCGCAATTCTTGCCACCCTCCGCGAGCACTTTGGCACGTTGGATCGTGTCAGACGGGTCGTCAAGATCCTTGGGATGGTGAACTCCACGCCAGACTTCAAGGATCACCCGCAGGTGATCAATGGCTGCAGTGAGCTCTTTGCAGAGGTGTTCGGCAAAGAACAGGGCATCGGCGCACGGAGCGCCGTCGGCATGGGATCGCTCCCTGGCCACATCGCCGTCGAGATAGAAGCGGTGTTCGAAATCGACTGA
- a CDS encoding amino acid permease: protein MSAGGGRLRRTLTLGDLVFYGIVTIQPVAPMGLFGVVSVEARGHVVTTILIGMVAMLFTAFSYGRMAAAYPSVGSAFTYVGKELHPGLGYTTGWCMVMDYVLNPVICTILCSKLAMNYLPEVPYAVWVVFFASLLTGLNLRGIKASARTNQILVIGMFVVVVLFLAAALRFVLSADVTSGDLTRPFYDPETFSMPVVLTGASIAALTYIGFDGISTLSEEVSDPRGNVLRATVYTCLAIGILASIEVYAAQLVWGEWTGFPDVETAFVHVAQKAGGVTLFIILNATLLVANIGSGTGAHLGAARLLYGMGRGNALPRRFFGAISARRGIPRNNVLLVGACALVGGFVLSFQLGAEMLNFGAFIAFMGVNLAAFTRYWVRAERKTFLAFAMPLLGFFFCLYLWLSLRTEAKLAGGVWLAAGLIYGAIRTRGFQRSLITFDTPPDEKA, encoded by the coding sequence ATGTCGGCGGGCGGGGGCCGTCTCAGACGGACGCTGACCCTTGGGGATCTCGTGTTCTACGGCATCGTGACGATCCAGCCGGTGGCGCCGATGGGCCTCTTCGGTGTGGTGAGTGTGGAGGCGCGCGGGCACGTCGTGACCACCATCTTGATTGGCATGGTCGCGATGCTCTTCACCGCGTTCAGCTACGGCAGAATGGCGGCAGCGTATCCGAGCGTGGGGTCGGCGTTCACGTACGTGGGCAAAGAGCTGCATCCAGGCCTCGGGTACACCACCGGATGGTGCATGGTCATGGACTACGTCCTGAACCCGGTGATCTGCACGATCCTCTGCAGCAAGCTGGCCATGAACTACCTCCCAGAGGTGCCTTACGCGGTCTGGGTCGTGTTCTTCGCCTCGCTGCTCACCGGCCTCAATCTGCGCGGGATCAAGGCGAGCGCGCGCACGAACCAGATACTCGTGATCGGCATGTTCGTGGTTGTCGTCCTCTTTCTCGCTGCTGCTCTCCGCTTCGTCCTCAGTGCTGATGTCACCAGTGGTGATCTGACGAGACCCTTCTACGATCCGGAGACCTTCTCGATGCCGGTCGTGCTCACGGGCGCCTCCATTGCCGCGCTCACCTACATTGGCTTCGACGGCATATCGACACTGTCCGAGGAGGTGAGCGACCCACGCGGCAATGTGCTGCGCGCGACCGTGTACACCTGCCTCGCGATCGGGATCCTCGCGTCCATCGAGGTCTACGCCGCACAGCTCGTCTGGGGCGAGTGGACGGGGTTCCCGGACGTCGAGACCGCGTTCGTTCACGTGGCGCAGAAGGCCGGTGGCGTCACGCTGTTCATCATCCTGAACGCGACGCTCCTGGTGGCGAACATCGGTTCGGGAACCGGCGCACACTTGGGAGCGGCGCGCCTGCTCTATGGCATGGGGCGTGGCAATGCCCTGCCGCGTCGCTTCTTCGGTGCCATCAGCGCCAGACGAGGCATCCCGCGCAACAACGTGCTGTTGGTCGGCGCTTGCGCGCTGGTGGGCGGGTTCGTCTTGAGCTTCCAGCTCGGCGCGGAGATGCTGAACTTCGGCGCGTTCATCGCGTTCATGGGCGTGAACCTGGCGGCGTTCACCCGTTACTGGGTACGCGCCGAGAGAAAGACATTCCTCGCCTTCGCCATGCCGCTTCTCGGCTTCTTCTTCTGTCTCTATCTCTGGCTGAGCCTGCGCACAGAGGCCAAGCTGGCCGGCGGCGTCTGGCTCGCGGCGGGGTTGATCTACGGTGCTATCCGCACGCGCGGCTTCCAGCGTAGCCTGATCACCTTCGACACGCCACCCGATGAGAAAGCGTGA
- a CDS encoding DUF1080 domain-containing protein, producing the protein MKVVLPPRGALVVLVLGAAIVTAAGLTPRTLAAQTPASSWRSLFNGKDLTGFTTTGTATWKVEDGVISGGQFGDPSKRGALVTVDEFQDFELELDFLIDEHGKYNSGVQIRGKTYQINIGRPPAEEYIGIGVHRGEPREWQWLHKGDEKDTVRKKLEWNTLRILAKGAHFEITLNGVETTNVTDPDPDPAWLGRGPLSFQTYGAEDHAGFVKFRNMRIRAL; encoded by the coding sequence ATGAAAGTCGTCCTTCCACCGCGTGGTGCACTCGTCGTCCTCGTTCTCGGAGCGGCCATTGTGACAGCCGCCGGTCTCACGCCACGGACGCTTGCAGCGCAGACTCCCGCCTCGTCTTGGCGGTCGCTCTTCAACGGCAAGGATCTGACCGGTTTCACGACGACCGGCACCGCGACCTGGAAGGTGGAAGACGGTGTGATCTCCGGTGGACAGTTCGGGGACCCGAGCAAACGGGGGGCACTGGTGACCGTCGACGAGTTCCAGGACTTCGAGCTGGAGCTGGACTTCCTCATCGACGAGCACGGGAAATACAACAGCGGGGTGCAGATTCGCGGCAAGACGTATCAGATCAATATCGGGCGGCCACCTGCGGAAGAGTACATCGGCATCGGTGTTCATCGCGGCGAGCCACGGGAATGGCAGTGGCTCCACAAGGGAGACGAAAAGGACACCGTGCGCAAGAAGCTGGAGTGGAACACGTTGCGCATCCTGGCGAAGGGGGCGCACTTCGAAATCACCTTGAACGGGGTCGAAACGACCAACGTCACCGATCCAGATCCCGATCCGGCATGGCTCGGCAGAGGGCCGCTCTCGTTTCAGACGTATGGCGCCGAGGACCACGCCGGCTTCGTGAAGTTTCGCAACATGCGCATTCGCGCGCTCTAG